Proteins encoded in a region of the Raphanus sativus cultivar WK10039 chromosome 8, ASM80110v3, whole genome shotgun sequence genome:
- the LOC108836048 gene encoding LOW QUALITY PROTEIN: mechanosensitive ion channel protein 4-like (The sequence of the model RefSeq protein was modified relative to this genomic sequence to represent the inferred CDS: deleted 1 base in 1 codon), whose product MAADSNDTRRDVVVKIDGEDNETSNNGEGGKFWRESSYNFWHGDQKDKNGKPGGGDDGSFDFMHRRNNKTGEPDPPSKLINQFLDKQKAAGDEISLDMEPNMPELQSNTVTAVVSGSASPATATAGYRNETVDAVRRRHNRVTLSPSVKESDSSEEDENRVDESEVVKCSSNRSLRTKTLMKMKTRSRLMDPPTPSYPEMVSGRTPKSGHLKTGKNTKPGTPVQGMDLEEEEDPFSEEDFPEGYRRDKLCLGIIMEWIFLILIIAGLICSLVIPYLRGKKLWNLALWKWEVMVLVLICGRLVSSWIVKIFVFFVERNFMLRKRVLYFVYGIRKAVQNCLWLGLVLIAWHFLFDKKVEREANTTVLKYVTKVLVCLLVAVIIWLIKTLLVKVLASSFHMSTYFDRIQESLFTQYVIETLSGPPRVVIEEKVGNGMCGAKASPHGPKTVSSSSPQVTIGSGRLQKSPTKVGKSPALSRCGSKKEGGEDEGIRIDHLQRMNTKNVSAWKMKRLMNVIRKGTLSTLDEQIDTSTHEDDKATQIRSEFEAKLAARKIFQNVAEPCSRYIYIEDFMRFLTEDESERAMDLFEGASESHKISKSCLKNWVVNAFRERRALALTLNDTKTAVNRLHRIINVLVSIVIVIIWLLILGIATTKFLLVISSQLLLVVFVFGNSCKTIFEAVIFVFVMHPFDVGDRCEIDGVQMIVEEMNILTTVFLRYDNQKIVYPNSLLGTKPIANYYRSPDMQDAIEFFVHIATPHEKITALKQRILSYVDNKKDHWHPSPMMVFRDMCGLNSVKIAMWPTHKMNHQDMGERFVRRGQLLEEIGKSCRELDIEYRLYPLNINVKSIPPAATPITSDRIPLTWTQQRNA is encoded by the exons ATGGCTGCTGATTCAAATGATACTCGGCGTGATGTCGTCGTCAAGATCGACGGTGAAGACAATGAGACAAGCAACAATGGCGAAGGAGGAAAGTTCTGGAGAGAATCAAGTTACAACTTCTGGCACGGTGATCAGAAAGACAAGAACGGTAAACCGGGCGGCGGAGACGACGGAAGCTTCGACTTCATGCACCGGAGAAACAACAAAACGGGGGAGCCAGATCCGCCGTCGAAGCTCATAAACCAGTTTCTCGACAAACAAAAAGCCGCCGGCGACGAAATCTCGCTCGACATGGAACCGAACATGCCCGAGCTCCAAAGCAACACCGTCACGGCCGTCGTTTCCGGTTCCGCTTCTCCCGCAACGGCGACGGCGGGTTACCGTAACGAAACGGTCGACGCCGTTAGACGGAGACATAACAGAGTGACGTTATCTCCGTCTGTTAAAGAGAGCGACAGCAGCGAAGAGGACGAGAACAGAGTGGACGAGTCAGAGGTTGTGAAGTGCAGCTCGAACAGGTCGTTGAGGACCAAGACTCTTATGAAGATGAAGACGAGATCTAGGCTCATGGATCCTCCGACTCCGTCTTACCCGGAGATGGTCTCGGGTCGGACTCCGAAATCCGGGCATTTGAAAACCgggaaaaacactaaaccggGAACTCCGGTTCAAGGCATGGAtttggaagaggaggaggatccCTTCTCGGAGGAGGACTTCCCAGAAGGTTACAGGAGGGATAAACTCTGCCTTGGGATTATCATGGAGTGGATTTTTCTGATTCTGATCATAGCCGGTTTGATTTGCAGCCTGGTGATACCTTACTTGCGGGGCAAGAAACTGTGGAACCTAGCTTTGTGGAAATGGGAAGTGATGGTTCTTGTCTTGATATGCGGGAGGCTTGTGTCTAGCTGGATTGTGAAGATATTCGTATTCTTCGTCGAAAGAAACTTCATGCTGAGGAAGAGGGTTTTGTATTTCGTCTACGGGATTCGAAAAGCC GTTCAGAACTGTCTCTGGCTAGGGCTTGTGTTGATCGCGTGGCATTTCTTGTTCGACAAGAAAGTCGAGAGAGAGGCGAATACCACGGTGCTTAAGTACGTGACTAAAGTTTTGGTCTGCTTACTCGTTGCTGTTATCATCTGGCTCATAAAGACTTTGCTAGTTAAAGTTTTAGCTTCGTCCTTCCATATGAGTACTTACTTCGACCGGATTCAAGAATCGTTGTTTACTCAGTACGTGATTGAGACACTCTCTGGACCTCCTCGTGTTGTGATTGAGGAGAAAGTAGGCAACGGTATGTGTGGTGCTAAGGCATCTCCTCATGGTCCAAAGacggtttcttcttcttcaccgcAAGTGACCATTGGAAGTGGGAGGCTGCAGAAGAGCCCGACAAAAGTCGGGAAAAGTCCGGCGCTGTCGCGGTGTGGTTCCAAGAAAGAAGGAGGAGAGGATGAAGGGATAAGGATCGATCATTTGCAGAGGATGAATACTAAAAACGTATCGGCTTGGAAGATGAAGAGACTGATGAATGTAATAAGGAAAGGAACACTTTCTACTTTGGATGAACAAATAGACACGAGCACTCATGAAGATGACAAAGCCACACAGATACGAAGTGAGTTTGAAGCTAAACTTGCAGCAAGGAAGATCTTTCAGAATGTTGCTGAGCCTTGTTccag gtacatatatatagaagatTTTATGCGTTTTTTGACTGAAGATGAGTCTGAAAGAGCCATGGATCTATTTGAAGGAGCTTCAGAGAGTCACAAAATCAGCAAATCATGTCTGAAGAACTGGGTG GTTAATGCCTTTAGAGAACGAAGAGCACTAGCTTTAACATTAAACGATACAAAAACAGCAGTGAACAGGCTTCACCGAATCATCAATGTGTTGGTCAGCATTGTGATCGTTATCATATGGCTTCTAATTCTCGGAATCGCTACAACAAAGTTCTTGCTTGTCATAAGCTCTCAGCTTCTTCTAGTTGTCTTTGTGTTTGGAAACTCATGCAAAACTATCTTTGAAGCTGTCATCTTCGTCTTTGTCATGCATCCTTTTGATGTCGGTGACAGGTGTGAAATAGATGGTGTCCAG ATGATTGTGGAAGAGATGAACATTTTAACTACTGTCTTTCTTCGATATGATAATCAGAAGATTGTATACCCCAACAGTCTTCTTGGCACAAAACCTATCGCTAACTATTACCGCAGTCCTGATATGCAAGATGCCATTGAGTTCTTTGTCCATATAGCAACTCCACATGAAAAGATAACAGCCTTGAAACAGAGGATACTCAG CTATGTAGATAACAAGAAGGACCATTGGCATCCATCACCGATGATGGTGTTTAGAGATATGTGTGGACTGAACAGTGTGAAGATTGCAATGTGGCCAACACATAAGATGAATCATCAAGACATGGGAGAGAGGTTTGTGAGGAGAGGGCAGTTACTTGAGGAGATCGGTAAATCTTGCAGAGAATTGGATATCGAATATCGGTTATATCCTCTTAACATCAACGTCAAAAGCATCCCTCCCGCTGCCACTCCCATCACTTCTGATCGCATTCCTTTAACCTGGACTCAACAACGCAATGCTTAA